From Candidatus Hydrogenedentota bacterium, the proteins below share one genomic window:
- a CDS encoding DUF2784 domain-containing protein: MYEALNCGFFVFHTVFVLFVLSGWLWRLTRPCHLAACILTAFSWGVLGLRYGFGYCPFTDWHWRVRVQLGEGDMPRSYLKFLLDKITGLDFDAGLVDTSAIVVFAVVSAISLICCVRDWRRKQNSHVTGDCP; the protein is encoded by the coding sequence ATGTATGAGGCATTGAATTGTGGCTTTTTTGTATTCCATACGGTCTTTGTCCTGTTTGTCCTGTCCGGATGGTTGTGGCGGCTGACACGCCCGTGTCACCTTGCGGCATGCATCCTGACGGCTTTTTCCTGGGGCGTGCTCGGGCTGCGCTATGGTTTCGGGTACTGTCCCTTCACGGACTGGCACTGGCGTGTCCGGGTGCAACTGGGCGAGGGCGATATGCCGCGTTCGTACCTCAAATTCCTCCTCGACAAGATCACCGGCCTGGACTTCGACGCCGGTCTCGTGGACACGTCCGCCATCGTCGTGTTTGCTGTCGTGAGCGCGATTTCCTTGATATGTTGCGTCCGAGATTGGCGGCGAAAGCAGAATAGTCATGTCACTGGAGACTGCCCGTGA